ACGCTTATGCTCAGGAAGTACGTCACGACGAATACCAAGCCCGCCAGATAGGTGTGCGCGGCGTGCCCTTCTTCGTGTTCGACGACAAATACGCCGTGTCTGGTGCCCAGCCCAAGGAGGTTTTTCTGGAAGTGCTGGAGAAGGTGTGGGAAGAAAGCAATCCTAAGCCCACGCTCATCGCCGACGGCGCCACCTGCGGCCCGGATGGCGTGTGTGACTAACCTGCATTGAAATGAAACACCAAAACGGCCGCCCTACATAGGGCGGCCGTTTTGGTGTTAGCCCTGGGGGCTTTTTTGAGAGCAGTATATAGTTACGCTTCCATCTGTAGGCTGTGCGGCTCACTTGCTACTCTCAGCCCGACGGAAGTGCCTTTGGCTCGCCGCAGCTTGTGATGATAGCTATATGAACCGCCCAGGATGATGAAGCCAATAAGCATCGGAGCCCACTGACTCACCGGAACGCCGATGGCAATGTGGGAATACATAGCGCCCGCCAAATCGAAAAAGAAGCCGGCATACGCCCACTCCTTTAGCCGCGCGAAGCCGGGCGTAACTATCGCTACTACGCCCAAGGCCTTTGCCACGCCCAGAAAAGGCAGCAGATACGCCGGATACCCCAGAAACTTGAAGTAGGCAACGCTCTCGGGCGAACTCATAATGTTCGGAATGGCGGAAGCCCCCATGAGAGCCGCCAGCAGGCCCGTGAACACCCAATAAATGATCTTCAGCTTTTTTATCGTAGTACGTAGTTAGAAAGGTTAGTTTTCGGTAGATCATTGCTTTGCTACAGCTAGTATTTCCTGTAGAAGCCAGGAGTTGCTATCGGGGTCGCGGAAGTAGGCGCACTTCATCGCGCCCGGAAATTCTTGGATGCCGCCCACTTCCACGCCCCGGCTTTGGAGTTCGGCGCGTGCTTCCGCTATGTCGGCTACTACCAAATGCAGCGCTTTCACGGTTCCCGGTATCATGCTCGAAATTTCGGGCATGCCGGTACCCATCACGATGGAGCAAGCCGAGCCCGGCGGCGTCAGCTGCACCACCCGCATCGTGTCACTGGCCCGAACATCATGGTCTAGAATAAACCCGATTTTCTCGGTGTAAAAGGTCTTGGCGCGGTCCACGTCGGCGACGGGTATCGGTACGAGGGCAAGTTTCATGTCCATGGTCTTATAAGAATATCGAGCTGAATGAAGGAGTGCCAGCGGCTGGTAGTAAATAAGCGCCCTGGCCAGTGACGTAATAGCGAAGGTAAATACCCTTACTGCTGCGCCGGTGCTTTGTCGTGGTTCAGCAGCCAATCTATCCCAAATCGGTCGGTGAGCATACCGAATTTTGCCCCCCAGAAGGTGTCGTCCAGCGGCATCGTCACCTTGCCGCCATCCGAGAGTTTCCGGAACCAAGTCGTGATTTCCTCCTCGCTACTGCAGTTGAGCGATAAGGAAACGGTGTTGCCCCGCGTGATTTTTTGCCCCCCAGCGTCGGAGCCGAAGAGAATCATATTCCCATTGGTCAGACTGGCATGCAGCACCCCATTTTGAGCATTGGCGGGCATATGCTCAGCGGCGGGCGTACCAGCCACATCCTGAATCATCAGCTCGCCGCCGAGGCACTGCTGGTAAAAGGTCATGGCTTCACGGCAGTTGCCGTCAAACGAGAGGTAAGGGTTGAGTTGGGAAGTTGTCATGAGCGATATAAGGTTACATTGTGTGTGAAATGCAGGCAGCGAAGGCGTTCTATAGCTCAGCTAATTTATTTAGCTAAATTGGCGAAAATTTGTGTGCTCTACGCCAACAATATTAGTAAAAAATGCGTTGGTACAGCGGGGGCAAATGCGACCAAATCAGGGTTTATTGCGACATTAGACGTAGCTAGCCTACCTACCATGAAGCACATCACTATTCTGGTTCCTAAGGGAGCCATTTTGGGCAGCATTGAAGGCCCGCGCTTGGTATTTTCGGAGGTAAATGCGCTCCTGCAGCGCATGGGCAAACCTGCCTTGTTCACTATTGAGCTGGCCGGCCTCGCCAACGAAACGCCCGTGTGCGGCGGCATGTATTCGGTGTACACCAAAACGCTGATCCAGGATATTGCCCACACCGATCTGGTTGTTATTCCCGCCATCGACGGCGATATAAGGCAGGCACTAGACAGCAACCGCGACTTCATCCCCTGGATACTGGCGCAGTATAACCGCGGGGCTGAAGTGGCTAGTTTGTGCATGGGGGCGTTTATTCTGGCCTCTACGGGCTTGCTGAAAGGCCGGGAATGTACCACGCACTGGGCCGCCGCCAACGAATTTCGGCGCATGTTTCCGGAGGTGAAGCTGGTCGAGGATAAGCTCATCACTGATGAGCACGGCATTTATTCCAGCGGGGGGGCTTTTTCTTACCTGAATCTGGTGTTGTACCTGGTAGAAAAGTACGCCGGCCGCGACATGGCCATTACCTGCGCCAAAGTTTTCCAGATTGATATTGAGCGCGTCAGCCAATCGGCCTTTATCGTGTTCAACGGCCAGAAAGAGCACGGCGACGAGCCCATCAAGAAAGCTCAGATCTACATCGAGGATAACTATCAGGAGAAAATAACCGTCGATCAGCTAGCTGATATGCTGGCCCTGGGGCGCCGCAATTTGGAGCGGCGGTTTAAGAAAGCCACCGCCAACTCGGTGGCCGAGTACATTCAGCGGGTAAAAATGGAGGCGGCCAAAACCAGCCTGGAGTCGTCGCGCGAAAACGTGAACGAGGTGATGTACCAAGTCGGCTACACCGATCCGAAGGCGTTTCGCTCCACGTTCAAGCGCATTACGGGCCTCTCGCCCAACGAATACCGCAGCAAATACAACCGCGAAAAAGCAGTAGCCGCCTAAGTCGTTGCCGCCGGAATCTTACCGCAGCACCCTCACCTGCGACTTATCATACAGCCGTAGCCAGTCGCGCCGCAGAATAGCGTAAAGGTATTCGTCCTCAAACTCGCCCGCATCGTTGCGCCCCGATTCGCGCATAATACCTTCAAACTGAAAGCCCACGGTTTTCTCAATGGAGTGCTTCGAGGACAGGTTGGACACGCGGCAGCCCGTGGCCACGCGGTTGAGGCCCAGCAGCTCAAAGGCCAGATAAAACAAATGCGGCTTGCTGCGCGGCGTGACACCCCGGCCGCGCATGTGCTCGAACACGTCCGCGCCCGTCGAGCCGGTAAGCTCTTCCCAACTGTCCACGGTCAGCAGCGTCATGCCCGCCAGCTCATCACCTAAGAAGGAATAAAAGCCAAAGTTCGTCCGCTTACCTTGCTCGTAGCGTGGTAGATAGTTGCGAAACAGCTCCTCCAGCATCGATGTTGAGTCGGGGAAACCTTGAAATAGGCTGTATATCTCCGCCAGATTATCTTCGTTGATGAGGTGCAACGTAATAGAATCGGATTGCAGGGCCTTGAACATAACATACTTAATAACTGGTCTGCATCAGTCCGGCGAGAGGCGTGGACCTGTGGGTATCATGTTATGCTTGCGGAGTAGGGCCTCCCGCTCGGCTTGTGTAGGATTTTTCAACTGACGTGCCTGCAGAAAGTACTCCTCCATACTTCCCGCGGGCAAATGCATAATCAGGATGCGGCCGGGCTCCTCGCTGGTCTTGACAAAAGCATGAGGCACATTGCGTGGCCCAAACATAGAATCGCCTGCTTTAAGCCGAAACTGCTCTGTGCCCACCTGAAATTTAAACTCGCCCTCCGTTACAAAAAACCACTCGTCTAGGTCGGTGTGGCTGTGTAGCATAGGACCCGTTTTCTCGAAACGGATCGTGTCATACACACTCATTGCCCCAGCCGTATCCTGCCCCGACACTTTCAAATCGAAGCGGGCGCCGAGGAAAGTGAAGCTTTGACCGAAGCGGTCCTGGTTGGCATCTACTTTTATGCCTTTGGGGGGCAAATTGGCCGGAGGTAGCACAGCTAGCATAGGCACCGCAGGCAATACTAGCGGTAAGGAAAGGAAAGTGCGTCGTTTCATGTCCTGGAAAAGTAGGAATGTTACCTCTGCTTTACTTAAATATAGTGGTTATACTTTACTTATGTAACTGATAATCAATAGCACAGTGATGTTGACCTATTAGCTAGCCAATTTGGCGTGCTGACAATACTGGGGCAAATACCAGCTTCTCCAGTGCAATTTATTGATGGTAAAGTGTTAAATTGAAGTAGCCTGCTTCTCCACGTACGACCATGGAACCCTACTGGTATACTGCATGGGGGCGGCCACAGGCAGATACTTACCCGGCTCGCTCCCCACCACCTACTCCCAACATTAATTCCACCCATCAGGGCACGTATCCCTACGTCCTGATTTTACAGTGTTTCCTGCTCTAAAAGCCTAGGCGTCTTAACTAGATGACGGTATTTGAATATAAAAGGTGGTCATACAGAGGG
The window above is part of the Hymenobacter radiodurans genome. Proteins encoded here:
- a CDS encoding DoxX family protein, which codes for MGASAIPNIMSSPESVAYFKFLGYPAYLLPFLGVAKALGVVAIVTPGFARLKEWAYAGFFFDLAGAMYSHIAIGVPVSQWAPMLIGFIILGGSYSYHHKLRRAKGTSVGLRVASEPHSLQMEA
- a CDS encoding VOC family protein encodes the protein MKLALVPIPVADVDRAKTFYTEKIGFILDHDVRASDTMRVVQLTPPGSACSIVMGTGMPEISSMIPGTVKALHLVVADIAEARAELQSRGVEVGGIQEFPGAMKCAYFRDPDSNSWLLQEILAVAKQ
- a CDS encoding VOC family protein → MTTSQLNPYLSFDGNCREAMTFYQQCLGGELMIQDVAGTPAAEHMPANAQNGVLHASLTNGNMILFGSDAGGQKITRGNTVSLSLNCSSEEEITTWFRKLSDGGKVTMPLDDTFWGAKFGMLTDRFGIDWLLNHDKAPAQQ
- a CDS encoding GlxA family transcriptional regulator produces the protein MKHITILVPKGAILGSIEGPRLVFSEVNALLQRMGKPALFTIELAGLANETPVCGGMYSVYTKTLIQDIAHTDLVVIPAIDGDIRQALDSNRDFIPWILAQYNRGAEVASLCMGAFILASTGLLKGRECTTHWAAANEFRRMFPEVKLVEDKLITDEHGIYSSGGAFSYLNLVLYLVEKYAGRDMAITCAKVFQIDIERVSQSAFIVFNGQKEHGDEPIKKAQIYIEDNYQEKITVDQLADMLALGRRNLERRFKKATANSVAEYIQRVKMEAAKTSLESSRENVNEVMYQVGYTDPKAFRSTFKRITGLSPNEYRSKYNREKAVAA
- a CDS encoding GNAT family N-acetyltransferase encodes the protein MFKALQSDSITLHLINEDNLAEIYSLFQGFPDSTSMLEELFRNYLPRYEQGKRTNFGFYSFLGDELAGMTLLTVDSWEELTGSTGADVFEHMRGRGVTPRSKPHLFYLAFELLGLNRVATGCRVSNLSSKHSIEKTVGFQFEGIMRESGRNDAGEFEDEYLYAILRRDWLRLYDKSQVRVLR
- a CDS encoding cupin domain-containing protein, producing MKRRTFLSLPLVLPAVPMLAVLPPANLPPKGIKVDANQDRFGQSFTFLGARFDLKVSGQDTAGAMSVYDTIRFEKTGPMLHSHTDLDEWFFVTEGEFKFQVGTEQFRLKAGDSMFGPRNVPHAFVKTSEEPGRILIMHLPAGSMEEYFLQARQLKNPTQAEREALLRKHNMIPTGPRLSPD